The following coding sequences are from one Musa acuminata AAA Group cultivar baxijiao chromosome BXJ1-6, Cavendish_Baxijiao_AAA, whole genome shotgun sequence window:
- the LOC103989608 gene encoding ras-related protein Rab11D, translated as MAGSWAEDDYDYLFKLVLIGDSGVGKSNLLSRFTKNEFNLESKSTIGVEFATRSISVDGKVLKAQIWDTAGQERYRAITSAYYCGAVGALLVYDVTRRATFENVSRWLRELKDHTDPNIVVMLIGNKSDLRHLVAVPTEDGKGYAERESLYFMETSALEATNVDNAFAEVLTQIYRIVSKRAVEAGDDAASSSVPSKGERINVKDDASTQKKLGCCST; from the exons atggcGGGGTCCTGGGCGGAGGACGACTACGACTACCTGTTCAAGTTGGTGCTGATCGGGGACTCCGGGGTGGGCAAGTCCAACCTCCTCTCCCGCTTCACAAAGAACGAGTTCAACCTCGAGTCCAAGTCCACCATCGGCGTCGAGTTCGCAACCCGCAGCATCTCCGTCGACGGCAAGGTCCTCAAGGCCCAGATTTGGGACACCGCCGGCCAAGAGAG GTACCGTGCCATAACAAGTGCTTACTACTGTGGAGCCGTGGGTGCATTGCTTGTTTATGATGTCACTAGGCGCGCCACATTTGAGAATGTTTCGCGTTGGCTGAGGGAGTTGAAGGACCACACGGATCCTAACATAGTTGTCATGCTGATCGGGAACAAGTCAGATCTCCGTCACCTTGTTGCTGTTCCAACTGAAGATGGCAAGGGTTATGCGGAGAGAGAATCCTTATATTTTATGGAAACATCTGCACTGGAAGCAACAAATGTAGACAATGCATTTGCAGAAGTCCTGACTCAGATTTACCGAATTGTCAGCAAGAGAGCAGTCGAGGCAGGTGATGATGCAGCATCTTCTTCTGTTCCTAGTAAAGGTGAGAGAATAAATGTGAAAGATGATGCTTCTACACAGAAGAAACTTGGTTGCTGTTCAACTTAG
- the LOC135677152 gene encoding chaperone protein dnaJ C76, chloroplastic-like, which produces MAQLLTPVRAGLLLDFPNMPSPTRSLAAVDRSRTHRDHRRCSRRWQNRDFRIAAAATAAAEGFSSRDDVADDYYAVLGLLPDATPQQIKKAYYNCMKACHPDLSGNAPDVNNFCMFVNEVYAVLGDPVQRMVYDEIHGYTTTAINPFLDDSAPKDHAFVDEFSCIGCKNCANVAPDVFQIEEEYGRARVCCQSGNPDLVQEAIDTCPVDCIHWTSAAQLSLLEDEMRRVERVNVGLMLAGMGSSSTDVFRMASTRWDKRQAKVLEKAKIRVTKQRENDKSGSWSNIWGVPKNYPSTEEAAVKERAKRAAAAARRWREYSRRGADRPPTYKLPETISSKES; this is translated from the exons ATGGCCCAGTTGCTCACGCCGGTGCGCGCCGGCTTGCTCCTCGACTTCCCCAATATGCCGTCCCCGACGCGGAGCCTAGCGGCCGTCGACCGTTCGAGAACACACCGCGACCACCGTCGGTGCAGCCGGCGGTGGCAGAACAGGGACTTCAGGATCGCCGCCGCAGCGACGGCGGCTGCCGAGGGTTTCTCCTCGCGGGATGATGTCGCCGATGATTACTACGCGGTTCTTGGGCTG TTGCCAGATGCCACTCCTCAGCAGATAAAGAAAGCTTATTACAATTGCATGAAAGCATGCCATCCAGACTTGAGTGGGAATGCTCCGGATGTTAACAACTTCTGCATGTTCGTCAATGAGGTCTATGCG GTGCTCGGTGATCCTGTGCAGCGAATGGTGTATGATGAAATTCATGGATACACGACAACTGCCATCAATCCTTTCTTGGATGATAGCGCTCCAAAGGATCATGCATTTGTTGATGAGTTTAGTTGCATAG GGTGCAAAAACTGTGCTAATGTGGCCCCAGATGTGTTTCAGATTGAGGAAGAGTATGGGCGAGCAAGAGTTTGCTGCCAATCAGGGAATCCTGACTTAGTTCAGGAAGCAATTGATACTTG TCCAGTTGATTGCATTCACTGGACTTCTGCTGCACAGCTTTCCCTCCTTGAAGATGAAATGCGCAGAGTGGAGAGAGTGAAT GTGGGGCTTATGCTTGCTGGAATGGGGAGCTCATCCACTGATGTGTTCAGAATG GCAAGTACACGATGGGATAAGCGCCAAGCAAAAGTGTTG GAAAAGGCTAAGATACGGGTAACAAAACAGAGAGAGAACGATAAGAGTGGGTCTTGGAGTAATATTTGGGGGGTGCCAAAGAATTACCCAAGTACAG AGGAAGCAGCAGTGAAGGAGAGAGCCAAGAGAGCTGCAGCGGCAGCCAGAAGGTGGAGAGAATATTCGAGAAGGGGAGCCGATCGACCTCCGACGTACAAACTTCCAGAGACAATTTCTAGCAAGGAATCCTGA